acggatatgatcactacatacatgaTATTGAGGGGAATGAAGGTGGACAAAGGCAGCCTATTTATATTGAAAGGAGGTATCGGGACATCGATGGACGCTGGAAGCACAATATGAGTCGGAGGGATGTGAGAACATTTTCGTGCCGTACGTAGGTAGTCAAGTGGGAcccaataaagaaaaaaatatgatggAAACGTGAATGTCGAGAGATGTAATTAGCACACCAGAAATAAAAGGCTAGGAGGCGGGACATAGAGCTAGACCTCACGCCCATTTAGCTTGAAAGTAGATGAAGTCGATACGGGAGACTCGGGCCACCATGGCTATAATACTCCAGCCACCATGGCTATAATACTCCAGCCACTATGGCGCGCCGCACTAGCCACTATGTCTATAAGACTCCAGCCACTATGGCTATAAGTGATGTAAATTCCCAGAGACAATAACCACGCTGAAGCATAGACTATACCCAATCATATGCATTAGATATATACCATGACCTAGGATTAATCATCATCAAATGAGAGAACACCGAACTAAATTGGCTCCCAGCCAGACGGGGAGGAGCTGTTCACGAGACGCAACATTACGATGCCTCTCAGCTGAACTATAactagattcaaataccttgaccTTGAGGTCCGAGAGTATATGTGGCAACCGCGAGACATGATCGTCAATGCAGGCAGACTCAGGACCCCGAAGGTCGTGGCCGGGATATTCCCAACAATGGAGGCAAATGTCAGCATTACAGAAATGATGAACCTCCCCTGCATGAACCCCCTTAATCAGGAATCAGGgggggttcccaacctggggcgcCTGACGGAACATCATGGATAAGGGGCGACAAAGAGGAAGGTTGTGTCACCATTCACCAAAAATTATCCCCCCTTGTTTTTTATCCTATCCTGTTTTTTATCCTTTATCCTAAAAATTTTCCTACgaggggccttgtagcctggtggatagcgcgcaggactcttaattctgtggcgcgggttcgattcccgcacgaggcagaaacaaatgggcaaagtttctttcaccctgaatgctaccctgttacctagcagtaaataggtacctgggagttagtcagctgtcacgggctgcttcctgggggtggaggcctggtcgaggaccgggccgcggggacactaaagccccgaaatcatctcaagataacccccttatgaacaaaaatagaaaaaaaaatgcTATAGAAGGCTGCTATAGATCCCGTAATTATTATGTCCGGTTATACCAACAAGTAGAACATAAAGTGTTTTAATCTTTTTATAACAAAATCGACGATGATTACGATACAAGAAATACAAATATAAGGAAAAATCTGATAACATTTTGGTAATCAAATATGAAAGATTTTCcagaaatataaaatataaaattaataatCCGTTCCGGTTGAAATCGATAATTATTTTATATGAAGATTAACCCAAACATTTTTGATTTAGAGATAATTTCACATTAACCGGAAAGGGTGGGGGGTGGTAGAGATTTTACAGCGTTTAAATAAAACCAAGTACAGCATCACTCAGTAAGTCAGTAAGTTAGCATAATGGATATATTAATATTTATGTATAATCTACTGACTGAACTAATGGGGGGCGAGGCTACAGCTGGAAACCTCTCAGAAAAATCCCTCTATGTCTTCTCAGGCAAAACTAGTTAAAAATTTTGTGGCTATTGTATCTGTTCTGCAGCACAATACATAGtatttcagttttatatataattCGTTGTTTTCATTGTTTGGACATAAACAAATTCGAAATGGGTTTTTATGATCACGTAAATTAGCTCACATTTTTCTCGTTCTGTTGCGCAGCTTAATCCTTTATCATGTCAAGGAAAGGAATGATGACAATGTGAACTTTGGTATCACTTGCACAACGAcaagtgttaataataataataataataataataataataataataattcgttGTCAAGTGACAGGCAGCcaaagtgtattcatacacgttaggcttatatataCCCcctcaaggtcgaattactgagcccgcccaggatgcaaccccacaacaagctgactagctcctgtgtacctacttactgcttggcgaacagaggcattaggtggtaGGAAatacgcccaaccatttctgtcccgcccgggattcgaacccggaattcttgattgtgagGCGAGAACGAAACCCGACTGTGCTACTGGGATCATCATCATAAGATACATACTGTATCTTTCTGGTATTAGGCACTATATTATATAAGCATCTATATGTATCTGCGTTTCCCCATCTCCCGACAATGAACACAAACCAAAAAACAGTCGAGGAATCAGAATCTGAATGGCTGAAATTtcagcctgtcctccaaacaaagacccaaaaatgatttcatgcacccgccaaaaccccagctgtttatgaatgaaaaacagtttacacacgactcacaactgatgacgttcgaacagttccggaacaagtgcttcactgacgaattttgttccaaccacaacgctgtaaatgcagcccgtcctccaaacaaagacccaaaagtgattccatgcacccgccaaaccccccagctgtttatgaatgaaaaacggtttacacacgactcacaactgatgacagtcgaacacttccggaacaagtgcttcactgacggattttgttcgaaccacaacgctataaatgcttcacccacatactacaaatacatataatcgtcaacagaacctaaatacctaacctaacctatgtctatatatgcacaacatgctaatatattataatattagtttatatttaagaaaattcgttttgaatgaacagcatgtaaaaatttatgactgcgtctgtggggtcgaccgctggatggaatggacttgagtcgaggacgggttggagatTTCGTAGCTGTCACCTCGGAATCGTTTGGCTGATTGAAAGTCCATGACGTCAAGTCTTGAAGAACGGTAAGTGGCTGATGAGTTGTGACGTCAGGCCTTAGACAGCGGTAACTGGCTGATAGGTTGAGACGTCAGATATTTAAAGTTGTGaggggggccgggggggggggggaagcaagcCTTAGAACTGTTGCTAAGGCTTTCCATGCCGGCAGACTGGCTGGCTCCGCTACTGTCACCCAGTCTTGCTTTCTCCCGACATCTCTTTTTCTTCCTCTTTTCCTATTTTCTTCCTCCCATTTACTCCCTTTCCCCCTATCCATTCctttctctcctcctatttctatCATTATCTCTTGCTCTCTTCTGCAGCTTATTGCTTTTCCCCTATGGTTTGCGTTCTCTTCCTGTTCTcacctctttatctctctctctctctctctctctctctctctctctctctctctctctctctctctctctctctctctctctctccccaaatCTAATGCACTTCCCCTATATCTTTCTCTCCCTTTGTCTTTTGCTTTTCCTCTATTTAtaatgctctctctctccccctgtctCTTTTTGGGTACACCATGGCACCAAAACCAATAAGATTAATGCATTTGAGCCTCGTTATCCTATGTCGTCCCATTGTCTAGGCTGGCTGACATTCATCAGTAGTATGGCTGGCACCCATCAGTAGTATGGCTGGCACCCATCAGTAGTATGGCTGGCACCCACCAGTAGTATGGCTGGCACCCATCAGTAGTATGGCTGGCACCCACCAGTAGTATGGCTGGCACCCATCAGTAGTATGGCTGGCACCCACCAGTAGTATGGCTGGCACCCACCAGTAGTATGGCTGGCACCCACCAGTAGTATGGCTGGCACCCATCAGTAGTATGGCTGGCACCCACCAGTAGTATGGCTGGCACCCATCAGTAGTATGGCTGGCACCCACCAGTAGTATGGCTGGCACCCACCAGTAGTATGGCTGGCACCCACCAGTAGTATGGCTGGCACACACCAGTAGTATGGCTGGCACCCACCAGTAGTATGGCTAGCACCCACCAGTAGTATGGCTGGCACCCACCAGTAGTATGGCTGGCACACACCAGTAGTATGGCTGGCACACACCAGTAGTATGGCTAGCACCCACCAGTAGTATGGCTGGCACACACCAGTAGTATGGCTGGCACCCATCAGTAATATGGCTGGTGAGTGCCATACAGTATGGCCAGACGGtgctagacagtgtgacattgtaattgccagatcaTGTCGTTCACTTAACGACATGATCCACTTGCGTTCACTGATCGCCATGTTCCACTTGCGTTCACTGATCGCCATGTTCCACTTGCGTTCACTGATCGCCATGTTTCACTTGCGTTCACTGATCGCCATGTTTCACTTGCGTTCACTGATCGCCATGTTTCACTTGCGTTCACTGATCGCCATGTTCCACTTGCGTTCACTGATCGTCATGATCCACTGGAGTTCACTGAAcaccattgtaattgccagatcaTGTCGTTCACTTAACGACATGATCCACCAGAGTTCACTGATCGCCATGATCCACCAGAGTTCACTGACCGCCATGATCCACCAGAGTTCACTGACCGCCATGATCCACTAGAGTTCACCGAACACCATATCTAAGGCATTCTGGCGCTAAATACACCAAAAACTTCACCATAGCGTTTGGCGTCAAGTACCTGGTGCCACCACTATCATAGTACCCGGTGCCACCACCGTCATAGTACCCGGTGCCACCACTATCATAGTACCCGGTGCCACCACTATCATAGTACCCGGTGCCACCACTATCATAGTACCCGGTGCCACCACTATCATAGTACCCGGTGCCACCACTATCATAGTACCCGGTGCCACCACTGTCATAGTACCCGGTGCCACCACTATCATGCAATTATGAGCCACATAGTCGAATCTACAGATTCTATTAATGCACTGTACAGCTGGGTTATGTGTGCATCACCGGCAGCTTACCACCAACAgctgactgacacacacacacacacacacacaactaggtgtgtgtgtgtgtgtgtgtgtgactgacacacacacacacacaaacacaactaggtgagtatggggccatgcggccccagcatggagcccgtaccttgtcaagcacaagacgaagctggaaaaagtacaaaggtatgctactaaactagtcccagaactaagaggcatgagttatgaggaaaggctgcgggaaatgcaccttacgacactggaagacagaagagta
This genomic stretch from Procambarus clarkii isolate CNS0578487 chromosome 22, FALCON_Pclarkii_2.0, whole genome shotgun sequence harbors:
- the LOC138367561 gene encoding uncharacterized protein, with the protein product MENGGGGGSRSGSHETREEGAPSHLPHPSARPDLPFGGTGYYDSGGTGYYDSGGTGYYDSGGTGYYDSGGTGYYDSGGTGYYDSGGTGYYDGGGTGYYDSGGTSGSWRSVNSGGSWRSVNSGGSWRSVNSGGSCR